One genomic window of Falco peregrinus isolate bFalPer1 chromosome 18, bFalPer1.pri, whole genome shotgun sequence includes the following:
- the TMEM98 gene encoding transmembrane protein 98 has product GRGLSPVEPRSGPAPRPPPGSILCAAAAERLQTPLCRDGTRRLSHPPTGTSHPPTGTSHETVVIVAIGVLATIFLASFVALVVVCRQRYCHPKDLRHHYDTKPIVDLMGTTETPSEPSELELDDVVITNPHIEAILENEDWVEDASGLVSHCIAILKVAHTLTEKLVAMTMGSGARVKSPASLGDIIVVAKRISPRVDDVVRSMYPPLDPKLLDAR; this is encoded by the exons gggcgggggctgaGCCCGGTTGAGCCCCGCagcggccccgctccgcgccccccgcccggctccaTCTTGTGCGCGGCCGCCGCGGAGCGGCTCCag ACCCCACTGTGCCGTGATGGCACCCGACGCCTGAGCCACCCCCCCACCGGGACCAGCCACCCCCCCACTGGGACCAGCCATGAGACAGTTGTCATCGTGGCCATCGGGGTGCTGGCCACCATCTTCCTGGCATCCTTCGTGGCACTGGTGGTGGTCTGCCGGCAGCGGTACTGCCACCCCAAAGACCTGCGACACCACTATGACACCAA ACCCATCGTGGACCTGATGGGGACCACCGAGACGCCGTCGGAGCCCTCGGAGCTGGAGCTGGATGACGTGGTCATCACCAACCCCCACATCGAGGCCATCCTGGAGAACGAGGACTGGGTGGAGGACGCCTC GGGTCTGGTGTCCCACTGCATCGCCATCCTGAAGGT TGCCCACACGCTGACGGAGAAGCTGGTGGCCATGACCATGGGCTCAGGCGCCCGCGTGAAATcccctgccagcctgggtgACATCATTGTGGTGGCCAAACGCATCAGCCCCAG GGTGGATGACGTGGTGAGATCCATGTACCCGCCGCTGGACCCCAAACTGCTGGACGCAAGGTGA
- the LOC101913327 gene encoding LOW QUALITY PROTEIN: rho GTPase-activating protein 27 (The sequence of the model RefSeq protein was modified relative to this genomic sequence to represent the inferred CDS: deleted 6 bases in 6 codons), with amino-acid sequence MEAAVPAEEALVLVEYGFEYRAKDGTLVSIKPNERYVLLKRTNHHWWHVKRSGDTRPFYIPAQYVKELPPIATPAPLDPPPPGHAGTDPAVLVPQQPPGYEYRFIGATEAEEPVGGCSVPRRDSPPVLSSFRAPPARSTHPAEPVQHSHSLDDLARVMPAPRGATAMGSRGDLLGHTHPLGKSRSETLYTPSKDRDTARRWPGSSHATQAHKEPEEPPAPIYLNIQELREEAAAARSAPEEAGSSSLDWETHTDTESGHLFYYNPVTGETTWDCPFGQAEDGVSPAASPASSLTHSPEFPAWEQYVDEASGQAFFYNSVTGETSWDPPPRGDGGSSQDMYPGVTRYSSMEQRPPTPETDYPDLSPDELEGYPEEDYSPVGSYDQGAAFYLSPRRPEELGSPPGWYRHSHPEGAVFYPEHFASDTVPAGGRHKRASSGSSQDSGLFAWHSAAPPALGLKEEKFKSLEKAGVLNRTKTVDRGKRLRKNWSSSWTVLEGRILTFFKDSKHSAAGALRHPSTLTTPEHTVELSGATLAWASKDKSSKKHVLELKTREGSEFLIQHDSEQIITAWQKAISDSISRLGTDLPGEEDAESGAEFGSREKLGSSEEKRAVAGQVLGSASGESDSSKVRNKLRKFLQRRPTLQSLRERGYIKDPVFGCSLQALCERERGTVPRFVLQCIQTVERRGLDIDGLYRVSGNLATVQRLRYKVEHDEHLDLDDGRWEDIHVVTGALKLFFRELLEPLVPFSHFDKFITAIKLQDLSRRGRCIRDLVFSLPPAHHDTMKVLFRHLCRVIEYREENRMSVQSIAIVFGPTLLRPASEEGNMAMHMVFQNQVVEHILNQYSYIFPDG; translated from the exons ATGGAGGCAGCGGTGCCGGCGGAGGAGGCGTTGGTGCTGGTGGAGTACGGCTTCGAGTACCGAGCCAAGGACGGGACCCTGGTCTCCATCAAGCCCAACGAGCGCTACGTCCTGCTGAAACGCACCAACCACCACTGGTGGCACGTCAAGAGGAGTGGGGACACCCGGCCTTTCTACATCCCTGCCCAGTATGTGAAGGAGCTGCCCCCCATCGCCACCCCGGCCCCTCTTGACCCCCCACCGCCGGGACACGCCGGGACAGACCCAGCCGTGCTGGTCCCGCAGCAGCCGCCGGGCTATGAGTATCGGTTCATCGGTGCCACTGAGGCAGAGGAGCCGGTCGGAGGATGCTCGGTGCCCAGGAGGGACTCACCGCCGGTGCTCAGCTCTTTTCGGGCCCCCCCAGCACGGAGCACCCACCCCGCTGAGCCGGTGCAGCACTCACACTCCCTGGATGACCTGGCACGGGTGATGCCAGCACCACGAGGTGCCACCGCCATGGGGTCCCGTGGGGACCTCCTGGGACACACTCACCCACTTGGCAAGAGCCGCTCCGAGACCCTCTACACCCCCAGCAAGGACAGGGACACGGCCAGGAGGTGGCCGGGGTCCAGCCATGCGACTCAG gcACACAAAGAGCCAGAGGAGCCGCCTGCCCCCATCTACCTCAACATCCAGGAGCTGCGGGAAGAAGCCGCG GCCGCCAGATCGGCCCCAGAGGAGGCCGGCAGCTCCAGCTTGGATTGGGAAACCCACACGGATACGGAGAGTGgacatttgttttattataaCCCGGTGACGGGCGAGACCACGTGGGATTGTCCCTTTGGGCAGGCAGAAGATGGAGTGAGTCCCGCCGCCTCTCCCGCCTCCTCGCTCACC CACAGCCCGGAGTTTCCCGCGTGGGAGCAGTACGTGGACGAAGCCAGCGGACAGGCTTTTTTCTATAATTCGGTAACAGGTGAGACGTcgtgggacccccccccccgcggc gACGGAGGCAGCTCCCAGGATATGTACCCTGGGGTGACACGGTACAGTTCCATGGAGCAGAGG CCACCCACTCCAGAAACAGACTATCCTGACCTGTCTCCAGATGAGCTGGAGGGTTATCCTGAGGAAGACTACTCGCCTGTGGGCTCCTACGATCAGGGGGCTGCTTTCTATCTGTCCCCAAGGCGCCCTGAGGAGCTGGGTTCGCCCCCGGGCTGGTACAGGCACAGCCACCCTGAGGGAGCCGTGTTCTACCCCGAGCACTTCGCCTCTGACACG gTGCCAGCGGGCGGCCGCCACAAA CGTGCCAGCAGCGGCTCCAGCCAGGACAGCGGGCTC TTTGCCTGGCACAGTGCCGCGCCGCCGGCGCTGGGGCTCAAGGAGGAGAAG TTTAAAAGCCTTGAAAAAGCCGGGGTGCTCAACCGGACCAAGACAGTGGACAGAGGGAAGCGGCTCCG GAAGAACTGGAGCTCCTCCTGGAcggtgctggagggcaggatCCTCACCTTCTTCAAGGACTCCAAGCACTCGGCTGCCGGTGCCTTG cggcaccccagcaccctgaccACTCCTGAGCACACGGTGGAGCTGAGCGGGGCCACCCTTGCCTGGGCCAGCAAGGACAAGTCCAGCAAGAAACACGTCCTGGAG CTGAAGACGCGGGAAGGCTCGGAGTTCCTCATCCAGCACGACTCGGAGCAGATCATCACCGCCTGGCAGAAGGCAATCAGCGACAGCATCAGCAGGCTG GGCACCGACCTCCCCGGCGAGGAGGATGCTGAAAGCGGGGCGGAATTCGGCTCCCGGGAGAAGCTGGGGAGCAGCGAGGAGAAGAGGGCAG TGGCTGGGCAGGTGCTGGGCAGCGCCAGCGGTGAGAGTGACTCCAGCAAAGTCCGGAACAAACTCCGCAAGTTCCTGCAGAGGCGGCCAACGCTGCAGTCCCTGCGCGAGAGGGGCTACATCAAGG atCCAGTTTTCGGCTGCTCCCTGCAAGCGCTGTGCGAGCGGGAGCGGGGGACGGTGCCCCGCTTCGTCCTGCAGTGCATCCAGACCGTGGAGAGGAGAG GTCTGGACATCGATGGGCTGTACCGGGTTAGTGGCAACCTGGCCACTGTCCAGAGACTGCGCTACAAAGTGGAGCATG ACGAGCACCTGGACCTGGATGACGGGCGCTGGGAGGACATCCACGTTGTCACCGGGGCGCTGAAGCTCTTcttcagggagctgctggagccgCTCGTCCCCTTCAGCCACTTCGACAAGTTCATCACTGCCATCA AACTGCAGGACCTGAGCAGGCGGGGCCGTTGCATCCGTGACCTGGTGTTTTCCCTCCCGCCCGCCCACCACGACACCATGAAGGTCCTCTTCCGCCACCTCTGCAG GGTTATCGAGTACAGGGAGGAGAACCGCATGTCGGTGCAGAGCATCGCCATCGTCTTCGGCCCCACGCTGCTGCGGCCG GCGAGCGAGGAGGGGAACATGGCCATGCACATGGTCTTCCAGAACCAGGTGGTGGAGCACATCCTCAACCAGTACAGCTACATCTTCCCCGACGGCTAA